The Eublepharis macularius isolate TG4126 chromosome 12, MPM_Emac_v1.0, whole genome shotgun sequence genomic sequence tcacaagacAGAGCCGACTAGTGCTGAAAATAAGCAAAATGGCTCAGGCCTCTTAAACTGGGTGGTATGGGAAACTGTCTATGAACCAAGGACTGAACTTAACCATCTTAGAGGTTGGTGAAAAAGACAGGAAGAGGTTCACCCTGAAAAAGGCTATGCCAGGGATTATGGGATGGATAAAAGCCATATGAGATGGGAGCTATAAGGAGAAGAATTTAGTAGGATAGAGCAAAAAAATCTGGCTGCATCCAATCCCATGGACATAAAGGGGTTTGTGTTCCTAGTGGAAAGAATCTCTTaaaaataacaatttatacatatGAACCTAGGAGACCCGCATCCAGACTTAGATGTGTCTTTATTCTGACTTGCGGATTAAAGTACAATTTCCCCCAAACTTCAGGTAGATGAGAGACAAAGCTTTTTGAATTGAAACTGGAGTCATAGCTCACTTTAAAAGGAAGTCTTTAACATTCTTCTTCTGATCTAACATCTGTTTCACTGCTTACGATAGTTTTATTATGCAATGTTTTCTGTGATTGTAGTTACACAACTGTAACTTATTTTATACTGCTCTCTTTCTATGAGTAAAATTCTGATAAACTATTAAAAAGCATGGCTAGCAAAAAAACCAATTGCTAGGGGAACCTTCTAAAACTTTTCAGGTATAATAGtatgaattatggttgttgtgggttttccgggctgtattgccgtggtcttggcattgtagttcctgacatttcgccagcagctgtggctggcatcttcagaggtgtagcaccaaaaggtctggtgctacacctctgaagatgccagccacagctgctggcgaaatgtcaggaactacaatgccaagaccacggcaatacagcccggaaaacccacaacaaccatcgttctccggccgtgaaagccttcgacaatagtatGAATTACTTGCCCTTTGAGTGATCGTTTCAGCTATTGTAAATATTTCCATGAGAATTACTATTCTGGGCACATTTCTTGATTAGAAGGTGACAAGTCCAAAGCATAACTCCTGTAGAGACACAATAGGCAGgattctttgtggatgcagaattCTGTTGCCTCTCTGTCACAGGAGTGATTGACTGATCCAATCGCACTTGAGGCAGAGACACAGCAAAACCACTTGCCATCAGCAGACATCTACAGTGAACCATGCAGAGTCACAATGAATACCCTCCTTTGCTGATGGATCCTTTGGGCTCACAGGGGCCCCTGATTATTAACTTTGACCTCTCATTGCATTTTAGGAAGCCTCACATCCCAGCATGTAGATAGcttggaaatgaaaaaaaaaatacttatttGGGCAAAACTGTGGAAAGTTTTGTAGCAGCTGCTGCTCAGGAATGAATATGAGTGACATACTCCCTCACCTCTGCCCCATTTTTATCACTCTGAACcttcctgcccttctccccagctCTCATCCCTTAAATGCCACCTGTTTCCCACGCAGGCCAAGAGAAAACCCCAAGAGGCATAAACCACCACAACTAGGAATGTGGGCCGGCGCCACTCCTGAGGAAGTGAAAGTGATGCCAAAGGGCTTCCCGCTTTCGTAGAAGCTCCTAGTTAGGAGAAAACCGTGCCCGTTGTTTCCTGAGGGTGTGTGGGGCAGTGTGCCAAGCTCTAAATCGAAGGACACCTACAGATTAGCTACTCTTCACTCTCACTGTCTGTCCCTCAGAACTGACTCACATCCCCTCGCTATGAACACATTGAGACTACAGCAACGGAAGGCTACAGCAGGCTACAGCAGGCTACGGCAACGGAAGGGCAGGGAGGCATTTTGGGCGTTGCCCCCCAGGTCTGCagtgggggggaggttgggttaGCTAGGGCAGGCCTTGAAACTGGCCCACCTGTGGGCTCTCTAAGCACATAGCGGTGTTCAGTTTCTCCCTTTGTctcccttttttctttatttttctttaaattccaGTTCTCCCCCTCCTCTAGACTTGCCCATTGCTGCCCTCTGTTGGGTGAGCGTTGCCATGCCGACCCTCAAACATATTAATCTTCCCAAGCTCGTAGGCCCTGTTGCCACAGTAGTCTCTCTTGGTAAGCCCCCTGGTGTTCCTTTGCCAGCTGCATGGATGGCAGCGATCCATCAGGTGCAGAGTTCCCCATTGCTACCTCACCCTGTTGTGATTGATGGAAAGAGTACAGGAGCCCTGTTGGAAGAAAAGACGGCAACCATACtgggggagaggagctcagcaaAAAAGGTTGCAGAAATCTCATGCCTCCTCAAAGCTTGCAGCCTAGTGACAACATTCACATTTTAGGGTCAAATTTTCATCTCTTTGCATTGCTGTTTCTTCCATTACTCCTTGCTAAGGCTATTAacctttttggggggtgggtggggtagaATTATTCCAGCATTACAACTGctctgcagactacagagatgagtttcactggagaaagtggcagctccAAAGGTGAGCTGAGCACCCTCCCCtgtccaaactccatcctccccaaccactgccctccaaatctccaggaatttcccaagctagagttgagAACTCTGCTCCTTGATGTGGCAGGCACATACTGGAGTGGGAATGAGGTGCTATGAGCCCTCACTTGATTGAACTGGTAGCTACCTATTTTTCTGTAGCAAAaatgaggggagaggggaagctGATGTTTtgtaatgtcactttcaggtatGCATAGGGAAGTGACGTCATAGTCTCTGCTCCCACTCCCTATTGTTGGCAGAAAATCACATCTTTAACTGTATTCTTGCATTGCAAACCCTGGTCGTTTCCACGCGTCCTAACATCGCACAACACTCACGtaatgagggcatcttcatggcgcaatttctgacatcatcgtgccacgatCCCGTTTTCGGGATgttaggacgtgtggaaacgacccCTTTGAAAATAGAAAACTAGCTCAGCAAGTGGGAAAGGATGGGAGTATAGAAACTTTCTTCCTTGTTGCGCTAGTTTTCCATCTGCATGGAGATTTGCATGTACAAGAATGTTCGGCACAGGGTTTCCAATTCCAGGCTGTGTCATTCTGGGAAAtttagggatggagcctgggaaggcaagATATGGGGAAtgtagggacctcagcaggttataatgcctcTAGCTTTAGGGCCTCATTTCTTCTCAGAGGCCTATTAAGGACCATCAATTCCTGACATCCAAAATTCTCATATCGGGGCTCAGCTACCTAGTTGCAGGCCATTGGGGGCAAAACAGAAAGAAGCAGCAGGTTTGGGGCAGATCCAAACACAAAGGCTACAGTCCTAAGAACGCTGTTTCAGGAGTTGTCCTATTGAATAACaggatctgtttaggattgctcccagggctttttttctgggaaaagaggtagtggaactcagtgggttgccctcagagaaaatggtcacatggccagtggccccgccccccctgatctccagacagaggggagttgagattgccctccgcgccggagggcaatctcaactcccctctgtctggagatcaggggggcggggccactggccatgtgaccattttcaagaggttccagaactccgttcccctgcattccccctgaaaaaaagccctgattgctcCCATATCTTTATgtaggaggtggggggtgggcaaggAGGACAGCCTCACCTCCTGCTGTTTTTTACCATCTGGCCTGAACTCCACCCtgtcttccccccctctcctctcctggTCAGATAACAAGTCTAGGCATGTTCCTTGAGGCCACTTTACTTTTCTTAAAAGTAGAAAATCCTGAGGCCAAAACCTCATAAAATGAGACAGATGAGCTGCCCAGAGAGGCGCAAATGTCTCCCCACCATCAGGGAGATTTTACTGGCAACCAGCCACTCCGTAACTACGATAACAACCTTTCTATAGATTTATCATGAGTCTAAACGTTCTTTCAACAACTGAATTTATGCTGGGAGGAGTCATTTATTTCAGcgctgcagtttttttaaaaaaaaagtttctggcCTAGTTTAGTTACTGGACCTAATCCAAAGGTCTGGGATGAcacaaaacaaatattttaaataaaacgaACACGTTACTTGCTAAAGCAGTGCATATTCAAAGCCAAGGGAGGAAAAATAATTATGTATGCATTCTTCAAAATGGCTTATTTAGCATAACTTATTGTAGTTGGAAACAGGGATGAGTGAATGTctctattttgtttcattttatatgTGCGCCTTTTTACAATTTTATAGACTCATTTGAATTATGTGAGGGAGGGTCATACAGTTTTTATATATAATGTATATCGGGTTTGACAGTTTATGTATACAATGAATGGTGTTTGGATGCCTAATATACATATGATGCTGATTTAGTGGCACACAAattatgtttaaaaatatgtacattttaCAAGCTTCCCGTGAGAAAAATCACACAGAAATCATCTATCATGACTTCACTTGGCACAAGGAAAAAAGGAGATCAAAACAGGTCAAAAGAGCATGGAAGGGGAGATGAAATCATGGAGGGTGGGGGTGTGACGGACAGGTCACAGTCCGACCGTTTCTGCCCAACCTGACTTGCAGTCACACATATGAGGGGGGACTCACCTTAAATAATGCTGTGGTGCCCAATTCTGTTCCAGAGATGGGACGGGGGGGCTTCAGTCTTCCCTCTCCACCATTTTCATGAACAGAAACAGCTGCCCTGGGGGCCTGTACCTATCCTGGCATCATATCACCCAGCCAGGACACAGGAGCAAGATAAACCGCCCTTCCCACAGTCACTGTTGCTCATGGAAATGGCGTGGGAGGGAAAGTCTCCAGCAGACATGGGATCCATAGTACATTTTAAGATGAGTCCCCCCTCCTATTTTACTTTACTGTTTTTACAACCTGAGTCATAAACAGCAAATCTTCGGCCCAAGGGAGGAGAACCTAAAAGTTAGTTATCACGTAACTTAACAACGGCTGCCAAAAATTTTGCCACACACAGAGTACTTTGTTTATCTTCGTCTCTTGAGTAGCCAGGATGATTTCGTTTCTGCAGAAAGAAAGTTCTGATTAAATAGCGGGGAGATCAGTTCTTAGTTCTGAGAATGTAGGACAATCAAAGAAGAGGTGGTCTTCAGAGTCAATTTTGTTGCTGCCACAATTGCAGAGTCTATTTGAATATGGAATTCCACTGACTCTTCCTAGCGTCACTGCTGAAGGCAGGGTATTCAGGTATGCTAGCATAAAAGTCTTTCTATAACCCCCTTCATATGTCTGACTGCACATTGCATGTCTCGTGTCATTAggactgccaactctgggttgggaaattcctagagatttgagtgTGGGGCCTGGGGgggatggagtttggagaggtCAGATACCACACAAGGGTATAATccggactttttttctgggaaaagaggtggtggaactcagtgggttgccctcggagaaaatggtcacatggctggtggccccgccccctgatctccagacagaggggacgccggcgcggagggcaatctaaactgccctctgtctggagatcagggggcggagccactggccatgtgaccattttcaagaggttccagaactccgttccaccatgttcccgctgaaaaaaagccctgggtataatgccataggggcCACTTtctaaaacagtcattttctccagggaaactgatctctgtggcctggagatccgttgtaattctgggagagttccaggccccacctggaggttggcaagcatgcATGTCATGAGGACCTCAGGGGGAAGCAGGTGAGTGGAGTGTGGGGTCTTGGAGAGAATCGTAGTAAATGAATATTTCTCATTCCTGAGTCCTCCACAGTTCAGGGAAGCTAAACACGGTCTTAGTTTAAAGTATTCCGGTAGCTCTGAAGTAGGATTCAGTAACCATTCATAGCTTTTCTCTCAGAGGACACATTGGCTGATTTTCTCACTATCCTCAGGATACATTATTCGATCCAAAACTATTTTTATGTCCTGACTGAGTCTAGCAAGAAGATGAGAGTTATGTTTGTACATATTTTCAACCCTCGCTGCTCTAGGTATTTTCAACCCTCGCTTCACTGTCTGAGCCTTTAACCCTTACCAGTGAATAAATGAaaggtttttaaaacaaattctgtagaCTTTTGTATGGTTAATTTGGCAGATAagagtattttcttttttaataaccAGAACGGGAGAAAAAGAGGCCTATTACACTTGCACACCTCAAGtaggaaggggagaaaggaagcCACAAACAAACCTTCACAAATTACCTCAGGGTGACAGCTTAAATACCACAAGGGCCTGCAAGCTTTACGAAACCTCTTGTCTCTGGTTAAGGACCACCAGAGAAGGGTACTggctgcaaataaaaaaaaaaattcatagcaCTCTACCCAAGATTCTGTTAGCTTTTATATAGATCCCACTTGAGTCTTACAGGAGGAAACAGAGAACAACGTGCAGCCCTGAAATCCTGCCCAGCTGCAAACCTTATCTTTCCCACCTGAATTTCACCAGACATCATGCCTACCGTCAAACCGCTTTGGCAAATATTGACACTAATATGATTATACACTCGCACACAGCTCAGCTTCTCATGATGAATTATGTTCATACACAGAACTGCAGCTCACAAATGCACATTGCCTTGTGCCCTGAGAGCCCGTAAAAGCGCTAGTTGTTTTAAAAACTGTTAATTACAATCACTATTTTCCTTCCTAGTTTTATTAGTCATAAAGCTAACCAAAGGATCCTAGGGAGATTCTACTAGAAGcagtccccccccacccccaccccagactcctcctttctcccctggCAAAAGAATTACTACCTGCTAGTCTTTCCCCACCATCCCACTCAACCTCATTTCTCCTCCTCTCCAACAGCGTTTTACCAGATCAGCTTGCTGCAGCCATTTAGGTGAAGGGAGTTGAAAATAAAATTGTACTGTACACAAAAACATACACATTGGCAGAGAAATTCACAGCACTTGCACATCCTActaaaaatacttttattttaattaaagtTAACATTAAAGATATTCATATAATTACTATGCAAGTACCAGAGCTTACAAGAGCAGGAACGTACATCAGAATCCAGCAAAGAAGACCCCAAACCAGTGTCAGAAAACAAGAGCATATGAAAAGAAGGAAAACGGAAAGTGTTTGTCACCcaattttgtgcatgtgtgtgcatagtTCAGGGATTTCTGTTGGAAGGAAAGGCAACTGGGAGCTGAACAAGATGCCAAGGAATAGCTAAAGATCTCCACCATCTTCTCCAGACTGGGCACTTTTGAGACAGAAACAGCTCAGTAGCCTGTGtggcaggtgggtgggcaggagGAAGATCAAATGGGAACAGCATGCGTTTCACACCAGTACAGACTCTGTGTTTGAAGCCATTTCGACACAGGTTTTATAGCTGTTAAGAGGCACAGAGCTGGCATCAGGGGCAACTCTTATCTTTTCATAcatgtggtggtagtggtggggagAATAGAGGAACTGAGGGGCTATGTCTTGGTCATAAGGGATGGGGAAGTCCTCTTTGCTTCATGGAGAAAAAGTTGTTTGAACAGTTCCAGTCGGTTGAAAACTGGACACCTTGCTCCTTCTTCTAGAAGTCAAACCAGTTCAGCTTCCTTTACTGTCTTAGCCTTAAGGCAGGAGCTGATCATCTATTCATCTCTTCACCCTCTGGCACATATTCAGCCTGTAGTGGATGtacctctcaaaatggctgccatgcagCAGGCAAGGCAAGCCctttttcaaaatggctgccatcaacCCTCTTTTGCTATCCATAATCATTGTAAGCAGCAAAAGTTTTAACCCCCTCctcccaaatcttttttttttgtctcagtAGTGTAtattataaagaaataaaatcagGGGGCAAAAGAGGGAAGCACCAGGATGTAAGGCAAGATGCATATTTCAGCATTTTAGGAAAGTTTTCTCCTATGACCTCTTTTCTTACCCTGCTCCTGGAAATgggcatttcattttttttcagccCATCACTGTGTACAGCGAAGGacatgcccaccctcccttccacACATACAGGACAGTCAACATTGGAGGGGGGGCATACTATGCAACTCCCCCTGCCCCATGGCTACAGGAAGATAGTCAAGAGAGTGAGGATGTTCAGAGAGGATATTTGGTAGCCAATAAAGCCAAGTCCTCTTCACTTCGGTTGGCCCATTCCCGATAGAGCTGGCAAACATAGTAGCCGACGAGTTTCTTGGAGAAGTTTTCAACTGGGTTTGGGGGTTCAACTGGCACTGCCGGCTCTGGCATCAGACCCATGGCAGTCATGATGGATTTAAGATTGCTAGCCATACCACGGCACTGCATGCCCGCAGTCTCGAGCTGGCGATGCAGCTCTGAGGCAAGAGAGTTCAGCATCTCCTGTTGGCGCTTCACAGCTGACAGGAAGGCTGGCAAGTTAGAAAAGGCCATGACATCCTGCTGCAGCCGCTCAGCATCACTAAGGTCCTTCCAGGCCTCCTGAGAAAGGGCTGGAGATGGCAGGCCTGGAAAATCAGGAACATGTGGGTTGAAGTCAGCATTCCCAAAGGGTATCCCTTGGCGAAGCACCTAAGGGAAAAAAACACGTGCATCAATAGTCAGGACCACCCACTAGGGCATTCTTAGCCCTAAAGCTATTCAGGGGAAGAGTAGACTGTCTTCACAAtactactatttatttatttataatccacctttctcattgaaactcaaggaagattacacagtgtaggccGGTGTATCTATTCCATAGATAATGCAATAggctatggattgcagaaatttgaaaacaagcaaaaatcagccacagagctgaaaacaaaatgcaaacaagttgacatgacatattacatGAAGGGAACTATTTATTTAAtgtgtttatttgtttcatttactgtctgcctttctcactgagactcaaggtggatcacatagtgtgagattagtacaatctgtatcaaggacaatttcataaacaatgccatggggtaaataaacacaagtttactaagttataacattagcaagaatccaatacagagttgaagaaatgctgaaacggagcataagcaattctagggctgacataggagcacatattgtGTGCCCCAGggtgctgttgggaagtgggggTTTTCCacacttccccacagcattgtaaTGCATTCATGTGGTTTCCCCGACTTTTCTGTGatctttctcaaatctgctttgctcCAAAATTTTGagaaaaatcacagtaaatcCTGAATGACTGTTATGTGAGTAAGTCCAGATTTTCTCACCcacctggcagccatttcctccctcaCTACCAGCGAGCttcttaatgttttttaaaaagaacactggaatattgttatattgatatattgtaTAGTAACAAGAGGTATAGTGGGTTCTCTTACTTttcatctttcattttttaaacaagtCTGTCTCCAGCCCTGTCccttgcagagatttgaaaatatgcctctctttttatatctctgcaagggaaggggcttgaGGCTTTTAAAAAGGGCTGGGTATTCACAGAACCTGTTATGTTTATTATTACAGTGGTATACTGACAACAACGTTctagtgccaatttttttttaattgcaaaattCATGGGGGCCCAGAGAAGGAGGGTGATGGCCACTGCTGGGGTCTAGGGCAGGGAATCACGCCGTGTGGAAGTCCCGTAGCTGCTGTGCTTTATTTGCAGCTGTACCAGTAAGGTGAAACCACATAAGTCCCTCCCTGTCTGGAAGCCACCTTTTAGTCTGATGTTAGCTAAGAGTTCCTTGCTGGGAGCTCAGTTCTCATGCACGTGGCCCTCATTTGAATCAGGAGTACCGCATGCACTGAGAAGGTACTCCTAGCAGCTCCCCCCTGAGCATTTCCCCCAATCTGAAATGGTCTTGCTGGGGACCTATTTGCACCACTGGGGGCTACATGTGCCTCTGCAGATGGAGTAAATAGTCTTTAGGggtcaggaaaatgacaagggAGAGAGGCAAGAgtcctttcttcctgtagtgccaatatgagagccaagctacaagtgacgcctgacacaggttggacacttgtcagcttccctcaagttttgatgggaaatgtaggcatcctggtcttgcagctgtaatggagagccaagctgtaaaaccaggacgcctacatttcccatcaaaaatggagggaagctgacaagcgtccaacctgtgtcagacgtcacttgtagcttggctctgaatcaggACCCCAGACATTTTAGAATCAAGTTCCAAGCAGGGAACTCACAGCTAACGTTTGACCAGAAGCCCCCCACAGTGGATACGCAGAATCCACAGATGCTCATGGTCTGTTGGCCACCCTGAGTTTGCAGAAGtacggcagggtataaatatgttaaataaaacaaaaatgtgccATGTAGCTAAGTCTTATGGGGAGTTATGCTTTGAAGGCATGGGGTGGTTAAATGACAGATGATATTGCCTGTTGAATTTGGATTGCTTGGGGTTTAAATTGTTTTGGTCCAAACTGGGCAGAAGtacggcagggtataaatatgttaaataaaacaaaaatgtgccGTGTAGCTAAGTCTTATGGGGAGTTATGCTCTGAAGGCATGGGGTGGTTAAATGACAGATGATATTGCCTGTTGAATTCAGATTGCTTGGGGTCTAAATTGGTTTGGTCGAAACTGGGCAGAACGTTGTAAACCACCATGAGCCACTGAggctatattttaaatattttaacaaataaattatagtctggggtgggggaaaaTAAGAGACACCTGGAAGCATAGTTCGGTCTCTTTCGGTCACTTTCCCCAGacaaagttcttttaaaaaaaaaaaaattaaaagtgtttTGTGAGCCTGTGCCAAGTAATCACAACTGAAcacttcttccttccctccccaaaaatCCAAGTTCTGAGCTCAACGTTCTCTACATCAGCATGCGGTGCACAAAAAGGGGTCTCAAGCACTCTCAGGGGTATGGAGGCTTCAGTAAAGAAACAGGCTAAGCACCATATCCTTAAACCATCTTCTACAGACACTGCCAATGTCAGTCTATCGCTATGAACTAGACGCTCATCTTTCCCTTTGAAAAAAGGAGGAGATTTTATGGGACCTAAGTTTTTGCAGGAGGCACAATATCCGGGCAACTCTGGAGTCGGACTCACATATTCTGTTAGCAGCTGTTCTGAGCCCCTTTGCATGGAGACACTCAAGTGGTGCGCTTGGCTGATCCGGCTTGCGATTCCTTGCTGGGAATGAGAGGAGGAGGTTCGGAGGTTTGGCAAGTCCACTGCAGACAGAAATAGGGTAAAAGTTAAGACAGTCTGGATTATACGCCTAGGCAAACTCGTAAACTACACAAGCC encodes the following:
- the CTF1 gene encoding cardiotrophin-1, translated to MEVLPVDLPNLRTSSSHSQQGIASRISQAHHLSVSMQRGSEQLLTEYVLRQGIPFGNADFNPHVPDFPGLPSPALSQEAWKDLSDAERLQQDVMAFSNLPAFLSAVKRQQEMLNSLASELHRQLETAGMQCRGMASNLKSIMTAMGLMPEPAVPVEPPNPVENFSKKLVGYYVCQLYREWANRSEEDLALLATKYPL